A region of Mesorhizobium sp. M3A.F.Ca.ET.080.04.2.1 DNA encodes the following proteins:
- a CDS encoding PepSY domain-containing protein — protein sequence MRTVVLAIGITGLLFGGSALAADEKALPPQDAKKLSEIIAKVEQRGDFRYVKEVDWSSDGYTVTYYTTDKAKVEITYDPMTGEPK from the coding sequence ATGCGCACTGTTGTTTTGGCAATCGGAATCACGGGTCTACTGTTCGGCGGATCTGCCTTGGCGGCCGACGAGAAGGCGTTGCCGCCGCAAGATGCCAAGAAGCTCTCCGAGATCATCGCCAAGGTCGAGCAGCGCGGCGACTTTCGCTATGTAAAGGAGGTCGACTGGAGCAGCGACGGTTACACCGTCACTTATTACACGACTGACAAGGCCAAGGTCGAGATCACTTATGACCCGATGACCGGCGAGCCGAAGTAG
- a CDS encoding BA14K family protein: MFKHTLVSGLIATTVAAGSLAGTVQPSAAHDHHHHHRRELGIGIAAGVGGFVLGSLLAQQQPQPVYVEEYGGGSWHVRRCLARYASYDPGSDTYIGYDGYPHYCRL, encoded by the coding sequence ATGTTCAAGCACACGCTCGTTTCCGGCCTCATCGCCACCACCGTCGCCGCCGGCTCGCTCGCCGGCACCGTCCAGCCTTCGGCTGCCCATGACCATCATCATCACCACCGCCGCGAGCTCGGCATCGGCATTGCCGCCGGCGTCGGCGGCTTCGTGCTCGGCAGCCTGCTGGCCCAGCAGCAGCCGCAGCCGGTGTATGTCGAGGAATACGGCGGTGGTTCCTGGCATGTGCGCCGCTGCCTAGCCCGCTACGCCAGCTACGATCCGGGCTCGGACACCTATATCGGCTACGACGGTTACCCGCACTACTGCCGGCTTTGA
- a CDS encoding DUF3303 family protein has protein sequence MKYLVNWSERPQGSAIEYENVQKRILKIFQHWEIPSEVKVHAFVARVGEWGGSMLLEADDPLVVHKMCSTFPAFQFDVRQVIDVQDAVRVEMEAIKWRDELPS, from the coding sequence ATGAAATACCTCGTGAATTGGAGCGAGCGGCCACAGGGATCGGCGATTGAATACGAGAATGTCCAAAAGCGGATCCTGAAAATCTTCCAGCACTGGGAAATACCCAGCGAGGTCAAGGTCCATGCCTTCGTGGCGCGAGTGGGCGAATGGGGCGGCAGCATGCTGCTCGAGGCAGATGATCCGCTGGTGGTTCACAAAATGTGTTCGACCTTCCCGGCATTCCAGTTCGACGTCCGTCAGGTCATCGACGTTCAGGACGCAGTCCGCGTCGAGATGGAAGCCATCAAATGGCGGGATGAACTTCCTTCATGA
- a CDS encoding DUF2905 domain-containing protein has product MSRTLIVVGLSIVAIGLLWPWLARTGLGRLPGDIVIERENFRLYIPITTGILISIGFSAILWLINR; this is encoded by the coding sequence ATGTCGCGAACGCTGATCGTCGTTGGTCTCAGCATAGTTGCCATAGGGCTGCTCTGGCCATGGTTGGCCCGGACCGGACTTGGCAGACTGCCTGGCGACATCGTGATCGAACGTGAGAACTTCAGACTCTACATTCCGATCACCACCGGAATACTGATCAGCATCGGGTTCTCGGCCATTCTTTGGCTGATCAATCGTTAG
- a CDS encoding substrate-binding domain-containing protein — translation MRKTTLIACGLAASLLGIGAAASQEGAAQGDTSKMRIALTDGFSSNSWEQSAWNSWNAVADQAVKDGVIKEQKIITGNDDPVQQITQLQNLVLEGFNAIAIDAASPTALNGGIKDACDAGIVVVVYDSLATEPCAIKLKVDYHDYGVQETEYLAKKLGGKGNILEIRGVAGSQVDIDISAGINDTLKKYPDLKKVGTVYGNWDGTITQKQVGTILPTLPQVDGVVGQGGDGFGAYQAFKAAGRQIPTIVMGNRQDELALWKEMKANGYETYSISSMPGMSTIAFWIAQQVLAGKKVPNTVNVPLLAIHDDTLDAWLAATAVGTAASPHYTKDDAVALMDASAAGKSGSDLPQPKVPQ, via the coding sequence GTGCGTAAAACGACGCTTATTGCCTGCGGGCTTGCGGCCAGTCTTTTGGGCATTGGAGCAGCCGCGTCGCAGGAGGGCGCAGCCCAGGGCGACACTTCGAAGATGCGGATCGCCCTCACCGATGGCTTCAGCTCGAACTCCTGGGAGCAATCGGCCTGGAATTCCTGGAACGCGGTTGCCGACCAGGCAGTCAAGGATGGAGTGATCAAGGAACAGAAGATCATCACCGGCAACGACGACCCGGTTCAGCAGATCACGCAGCTCCAGAATCTGGTGCTTGAGGGCTTCAACGCGATCGCCATCGACGCCGCCTCTCCAACCGCTCTCAACGGCGGTATCAAGGATGCCTGCGACGCGGGCATTGTGGTGGTGGTCTATGATTCTCTGGCGACCGAACCTTGTGCGATCAAGCTGAAAGTCGATTACCACGACTACGGTGTGCAGGAGACCGAGTACCTGGCGAAGAAGCTCGGCGGCAAGGGCAACATCCTCGAAATCCGCGGCGTTGCCGGCTCGCAGGTGGACATCGATATCTCCGCCGGTATCAACGATACGCTGAAGAAGTATCCCGACTTGAAGAAGGTCGGCACCGTGTACGGCAACTGGGATGGAACCATCACCCAAAAGCAGGTCGGAACGATCCTTCCCACCCTGCCGCAGGTCGACGGGGTCGTGGGCCAGGGTGGCGACGGCTTCGGCGCTTATCAGGCCTTCAAGGCGGCGGGACGTCAGATCCCGACCATCGTCATGGGTAATCGGCAGGACGAACTGGCGCTCTGGAAGGAAATGAAGGCCAACGGTTACGAGACCTACTCGATCTCATCGATGCCGGGCATGTCAACCATAGCCTTCTGGATCGCGCAGCAGGTTCTGGCAGGCAAGAAGGTTCCCAACACGGTCAACGTCCCGCTCCTGGCCATTCACGACGATACGCTCGATGCCTGGCTGGCGGCCACGGCCGTCGGAACAGCAGCCTCGCCGCACTACACCAAGGACGATGCGGTGGCGCTTATGGATGCAAGCGCGGCCGGCAAGAGCGGCAGCGATCTTCCGCAACCCAAGGTCCCGCAATAA
- a CDS encoding sugar ABC transporter ATP-binding protein, whose amino-acid sequence MTVETLERGKAGQASLLSLRGISKSFGPVEALRSVDLELQRGELLGLIGHNGAGKSTLMNVLMGVVLPDNGTLSMDGSLVTGDNHPSRAHTLGIRCVFQELSLCPNLSAIENTLVVHPHLGGLGWEKRSRALIAHTLGEIFPGNRIKLHAPISELAIGERQMIEIARAFTESDSPAKLVILDEPTSSLDASAAEQLLAYLRRASAAGRSCILITHKLNEVLDHTQRIVTMKDGRIVADVPAAGLSRERLFELMGAVARAETTPTGSLVKGNLRIEIAGLDGMPAVHVQAGEVVGLAGLAGHGQKDTLRRIYRTARTRKGDGQCRVEGGAAYVSGDRQREGIFPLWSIALNVSIASMRRLARRGFIDGVEERDLAERWRQKVGIRSSGPDQSIMALSGGNRQKALVARAFASTSEIILFDDPTRGVDIGTKREIYEQIRAEAGSGRSFVWYTTENDELFLCDRVYVFHERRVVDVIDRADLTEDRLIRASFEGH is encoded by the coding sequence ATGACCGTCGAGACACTTGAGAGAGGGAAAGCCGGGCAGGCTTCCCTCTTGTCGCTGCGCGGCATCAGCAAGTCTTTCGGCCCAGTCGAGGCATTGCGGTCAGTCGACCTGGAGCTCCAGCGCGGCGAACTGCTTGGCCTGATCGGCCACAACGGCGCCGGAAAAAGCACGCTGATGAATGTGCTGATGGGTGTTGTCCTTCCCGACAACGGCACCCTCTCGATGGACGGCAGCCTGGTCACTGGGGACAATCATCCGTCCCGTGCCCATACGTTGGGAATACGCTGCGTTTTCCAGGAGCTGTCGCTCTGTCCCAACCTGAGCGCGATCGAGAACACGCTGGTTGTCCATCCACACTTGGGCGGGCTGGGTTGGGAGAAGCGCAGTCGCGCTCTCATCGCGCACACGCTGGGCGAGATCTTCCCGGGCAACCGGATCAAACTCCACGCGCCGATCTCCGAGCTCGCCATCGGTGAGAGGCAAATGATCGAGATTGCGCGTGCCTTCACCGAGAGCGACTCCCCAGCCAAGCTCGTGATCCTGGATGAACCTACGTCGTCGCTGGATGCGAGCGCAGCGGAACAGCTTCTCGCCTACCTCCGCCGCGCATCGGCGGCCGGGCGCAGTTGCATCCTTATCACCCACAAACTCAACGAAGTGCTGGACCACACTCAGCGCATCGTGACCATGAAAGACGGCCGGATCGTCGCCGATGTGCCGGCCGCGGGCCTCTCCCGTGAACGGCTGTTCGAGTTGATGGGCGCGGTCGCCAGGGCGGAAACAACGCCCACCGGTTCTCTCGTCAAGGGCAATCTGCGGATCGAGATCGCGGGGTTGGACGGAATGCCTGCGGTCCACGTTCAGGCCGGCGAGGTGGTGGGGCTCGCCGGATTGGCTGGTCATGGCCAGAAGGACACACTACGCCGCATCTATCGGACCGCCCGGACCCGCAAGGGGGACGGACAATGCCGGGTCGAAGGCGGAGCTGCCTATGTCAGCGGCGACCGCCAGCGCGAGGGCATCTTTCCGCTCTGGTCGATCGCACTCAACGTTTCGATCGCCAGCATGCGGCGGCTGGCCCGTCGAGGCTTCATCGATGGTGTCGAGGAAAGGGACCTGGCCGAGCGCTGGCGGCAAAAGGTCGGAATCCGCAGCTCCGGCCCCGACCAGTCGATCATGGCTTTGAGCGGTGGCAATCGACAGAAGGCTCTGGTGGCCAGGGCTTTCGCCTCGACGTCCGAGATCATCCTTTTCGACGATCCGACCCGCGGCGTTGATATCGGCACCAAGCGTGAGATTTATGAGCAGATCCGCGCCGAAGCGGGAAGCGGTCGTTCCTTCGTCTGGTACACGACTGAAAATGACGAACTGTTCCTCTGCGACCGGGTCTATGTCTTCCACGAACGCAGGGTTGTTGACGTGATCGACCGCGCCGATCTGACTGAAGACCGGCTCATCCGCGCCTCATTCGAGGGACACTGA
- a CDS encoding ABC transporter permease, giving the protein MNGRASLISRVGNGISSLGAARFGLALIALALILLFVFWLRPNMASYNGLRLLLNLSPVLVFTALAQMFVMTAGDIDLGVGTFVGLIDCIAAGLLNEQPVTGVALLVACPIAYSLIGALIHLRQLPSIVVTLGASFVWLGVALTVLPMPGGTVPAALTELVRLRPPLVPMPIVLTLVPMVAAHLILNKMSYGVVLRGIGGSLAAVERAGRSTLRARITLYGLAGICGLCAGLCLAATTTTGDANVGRGLTLVSIGAVIIGGGEFVGGIVSPIGTVFGALIMLLSGSLLSFASVPPAWQYSIQGAILLVILALRIVSWRPKAA; this is encoded by the coding sequence ATGAATGGACGCGCCAGTTTGATTTCGCGGGTCGGCAATGGCATTTCGAGCCTGGGTGCGGCGCGCTTCGGCCTTGCGCTCATCGCGCTCGCGCTGATCCTCCTGTTCGTCTTCTGGCTGCGTCCGAACATGGCTAGCTATAATGGCTTGCGGCTGCTGTTGAACCTGTCCCCCGTGCTGGTTTTCACCGCGCTGGCGCAAATGTTCGTCATGACTGCGGGAGACATCGATCTGGGCGTCGGCACGTTCGTCGGGCTGATCGATTGCATTGCAGCCGGCCTGCTGAACGAGCAGCCAGTCACCGGCGTGGCGCTCCTTGTTGCTTGTCCAATCGCCTACTCCCTAATAGGCGCACTCATTCACTTGCGCCAGCTGCCGTCGATCGTCGTCACTTTGGGCGCATCCTTCGTCTGGCTCGGTGTGGCGCTGACTGTGCTGCCGATGCCCGGTGGCACGGTACCGGCGGCACTGACGGAACTCGTGCGGCTGCGTCCGCCGCTCGTTCCGATGCCGATCGTGCTGACCCTCGTGCCGATGGTGGCCGCTCATCTCATCCTCAACAAGATGTCTTACGGCGTCGTGCTGCGGGGCATTGGCGGGAGCCTGGCGGCTGTCGAACGCGCCGGCCGTTCCACCCTGAGGGCGCGCATAACGCTCTACGGTCTCGCCGGGATCTGCGGGCTCTGCGCCGGCCTCTGTCTCGCCGCGACCACCACCACCGGCGACGCCAACGTCGGACGTGGGCTGACACTGGTTTCAATCGGCGCGGTAATCATCGGCGGCGGTGAGTTCGTCGGCGGCATCGTCTCCCCGATCGGCACGGTGTTCGGCGCCCTGATCATGTTGCTCTCGGGGTCTCTGCTGAGCTTCGCGTCGGTGCCGCCGGCATGGCAGTACAGCATCCAGGGCGCCATCCTGCTCGTCATCCTGGCGCTCAGGATCGTATCGTGGAGGCCCAAGGCAGCATGA
- a CDS encoding ABC transporter permease: MRKITGAWLLGQPWFYATAGAVVVWVVILTYSGGAGGGAVVSAALNYSVFFALVGLGQMIVMVSGAGNIDLSVPANITLAAYLSTGQMEGANAGLLLGIAAGLGSGFAIGAANAFLIIVFRIPPMVATLACGLVLESLTFVYSRISVAKPAPLLAEFTTGQFMGLPYLTAAAVIASLALIHVLRRSIFGRSLLACGQNTTAAWLSGVDVLRTRFSAYILCGMLTALAGVLFAGFVGGPSLNMGSEFLLSSIAVVVIGGTNVAGGQASVVGTWSASLFLFLLLSMLNVFQVEPGLRNIITGILIIAVLALNKTSRMQQM; the protein is encoded by the coding sequence ATGAGGAAGATCACGGGTGCATGGCTGCTTGGTCAGCCGTGGTTTTACGCCACGGCAGGTGCGGTCGTGGTTTGGGTGGTGATCCTGACCTATTCCGGCGGTGCCGGTGGCGGCGCGGTGGTTTCCGCGGCACTCAACTATTCGGTATTCTTCGCCCTTGTCGGGCTTGGACAAATGATCGTCATGGTGAGCGGCGCCGGCAACATCGACCTGTCGGTACCTGCCAACATCACGCTGGCGGCCTATCTCTCCACCGGACAGATGGAAGGCGCGAATGCCGGCCTGTTGTTAGGGATCGCCGCCGGTCTTGGCAGCGGCTTCGCCATTGGCGCGGCGAATGCCTTCCTGATCATCGTTTTTCGCATTCCGCCCATGGTTGCGACGCTCGCGTGCGGCCTGGTACTCGAATCTCTTACCTTCGTGTATTCAAGGATCTCCGTCGCCAAACCCGCGCCGCTGCTGGCGGAGTTCACCACCGGCCAGTTCATGGGCCTTCCTTATCTCACAGCGGCGGCGGTGATCGCTTCCCTCGCGTTGATCCACGTGCTGCGGCGTTCCATCTTCGGCCGCTCGCTGCTCGCGTGCGGGCAGAACACCACCGCCGCCTGGCTCTCCGGCGTCGACGTGCTGCGCACCCGGTTCTCGGCCTATATTCTATGCGGCATGCTGACCGCCCTTGCGGGCGTCCTGTTCGCGGGCTTCGTCGGCGGGCCCTCGCTCAACATGGGCAGCGAGTTCCTGCTGAGCTCGATCGCCGTCGTCGTGATCGGGGGCACCAATGTCGCCGGGGGCCAGGCCAGCGTGGTCGGCACTTGGAGCGCGTCTCTATTTCTCTTTCTGCTGCTGTCGATGCTGAACGTGTTCCAGGTCGAACCAGGGCTGCGCAACATCATCACCGGCATCCTGATCATCGCTGTGCTGGCGCTGAACAAGACGAGCCGCATGCAACAGATGTGA
- a CDS encoding SMP-30/gluconolactonase/LRE family protein codes for MMDVRCIFEARSALAESALWHPGEQALYWLDQFRPEIHRLDPATGKDTKFDLDLPPQLGGLVLTAEGGMALAASDGITVLSPDMRNRTTLVNPIAGRPNISFNDAKCDRQGRLWAGTTDRLEAEALGQLYRIDADGAATMFADGFVCSNGPSFSPDGRTMYHSCTLERVINAFDIDPDTGEASNSRPFVRFDGAKGAPDGSTVDAEGYLWSTHWGGGRVTRHAADGTIDFEIAIPVKNVTSCAFGGPNLDTLFVTTASVEFANGGWVFMDDAGFDAAPMTGGIFAIEVGIRGLPEPVFGAR; via the coding sequence ATGATGGACGTTCGCTGCATTTTCGAGGCCCGAAGCGCACTCGCCGAAAGCGCTCTGTGGCATCCGGGCGAGCAGGCGCTCTACTGGCTGGATCAATTTCGGCCCGAGATCCATCGACTGGATCCGGCGACTGGCAAGGATACGAAGTTCGATCTGGATCTGCCGCCGCAACTCGGCGGCCTGGTGCTCACCGCCGAGGGTGGCATGGCACTGGCCGCCTCGGACGGCATCACCGTGCTCTCGCCCGATATGAGGAACCGCACCACGCTGGTCAATCCGATCGCGGGCCGGCCCAACATCAGCTTCAACGATGCCAAATGCGACCGCCAGGGCCGGCTCTGGGCCGGAACGACGGATCGCCTGGAAGCCGAGGCCCTTGGACAGCTCTACCGCATCGATGCCGATGGCGCCGCGACGATGTTCGCAGACGGTTTCGTCTGTTCGAACGGACCGTCATTCAGTCCGGACGGGCGGACCATGTATCACAGTTGCACCCTGGAGCGGGTGATCAATGCCTTCGATATCGATCCCGATACCGGCGAAGCGTCGAACAGTCGGCCCTTTGTCCGGTTCGATGGTGCGAAGGGCGCTCCCGACGGTTCCACCGTCGATGCCGAAGGATACCTTTGGTCTACCCATTGGGGAGGCGGCCGCGTAACGCGCCATGCAGCGGACGGAACCATCGATTTTGAGATTGCGATACCGGTGAAGAACGTCACGAGCTGTGCGTTCGGGGGCCCTAACCTGGACACGCTGTTCGTGACCACAGCCTCGGTCGAATTCGCCAACGGCGGGTGGGTCTTCATGGACGACGCAGGTTTCGATGCGGCGCCGATGACCGGCGGTATCTTCGCCATCGAGGTCGGGATACGCGGTCTGCCCGAGCCGGTTTTCGGCGCCCGTTGA
- a CDS encoding TetR/AcrR family transcriptional regulator has product MSGLRERQKADRHRRIIDAATALFREAGYEGAKIEAIAAQAEVSIGTIYNYYQNKGDILGAIVAMEVNEVLNAGRGVVANPPADIGDALDTLLGIYIEHSLNYLSKEMWRQAMAISTQLPDSPFGQAYTALDRALIEQIRALIARLQEIGLVRADIDGPTVGELLFNNMNMMFIEFVKRDEARIPELRAAIRRQNRILVAAIRV; this is encoded by the coding sequence ATGAGCGGATTGCGCGAAAGGCAGAAGGCGGACCGGCACCGTCGCATCATCGATGCTGCGACAGCGCTATTCCGCGAAGCCGGCTATGAGGGCGCCAAGATCGAGGCTATCGCCGCGCAGGCCGAGGTCTCGATCGGGACGATCTACAATTACTACCAAAACAAGGGCGATATCCTCGGCGCCATCGTCGCCATGGAGGTCAACGAGGTGCTCAACGCCGGGCGAGGCGTGGTGGCCAATCCCCCCGCCGATATCGGCGACGCGCTGGACACGCTGCTCGGCATCTATATCGAGCACTCGCTGAATTATCTGAGCAAGGAGATGTGGCGGCAGGCGATGGCGATCTCGACGCAATTGCCCGACAGCCCCTTCGGCCAGGCCTATACCGCGCTCGACCGCGCATTGATCGAGCAGATCAGGGCTCTTATCGCGCGGCTGCAGGAGATCGGCCTCGTGCGCGCCGACATCGACGGGCCTACGGTGGGCGAGTTGCTCTTCAACAATATGAACATGATGTTCATCGAGTTCGTGAAGCGAGACGAGGCAAGGATTCCCGAATTGCGTGCTGCGATAAGGCGGCAGAACAGGATTTTGGTGGCGGCGATCAGGGTGTGA
- a CDS encoding spermidine/putrescine ABC transporter substrate-binding protein gives MTINARNPLSTLKSNLAAACAATALLVAAGAAQAADLNALIWCDHSDPALLQPFEEANNVKVNVKEFEGTGAGLAIIEQSQPGDWDVMVIDSIDVPRGVEKGLFEPLPEDKLPFADLFPEVKMEKSTVVDGKHYGITEKFGYNTIGFNKTKVDPADMQSLASLTSDKYKGKIAIYDYYLPVIGMAALAIGKKTAELTEADLPALKTELLKMKANAKLVGEVTASQTALATGEVDILVGGGEWVTAGLAKENPALDFSIPKEGAVLWSQSLAMFKDSKNKDMALKFIPYIMSPEGQARLATSACYWGMPSNKKATLTDEQKKILRFDEQPEFLARAQPYPAPNADLDKKMQDMWTEMLQAQ, from the coding sequence ATGACCATCAACGCCCGGAATCCACTTTCCACCCTGAAATCCAATCTCGCCGCTGCCTGCGCGGCGACAGCGCTGCTTGTCGCGGCGGGCGCGGCTCAGGCCGCCGACCTCAATGCGCTCATCTGGTGCGATCACTCCGACCCGGCGCTGCTGCAGCCCTTCGAGGAAGCCAACAACGTCAAGGTCAACGTCAAGGAGTTCGAAGGCACCGGCGCCGGTCTCGCCATCATAGAGCAGTCGCAGCCTGGCGATTGGGATGTGATGGTGATCGATTCCATCGACGTGCCGCGTGGCGTCGAGAAAGGGCTTTTCGAGCCGCTGCCGGAAGACAAATTGCCTTTCGCCGACCTCTTTCCGGAAGTGAAGATGGAGAAGTCCACCGTCGTCGACGGCAAGCACTACGGCATCACGGAAAAATTCGGCTACAACACGATCGGCTTCAACAAGACCAAGGTCGATCCGGCCGACATGCAGTCGCTGGCGTCGCTAACGAGCGACAAATACAAGGGCAAGATCGCCATCTACGACTACTATTTGCCGGTCATCGGCATGGCGGCGCTCGCGATCGGCAAGAAGACCGCCGAACTCACCGAGGCCGACTTGCCCGCGCTCAAGACCGAGTTGCTGAAGATGAAGGCCAACGCCAAGCTGGTCGGCGAGGTCACCGCCAGCCAGACCGCTTTGGCAACCGGCGAGGTCGACATCCTGGTCGGCGGCGGCGAATGGGTGACGGCGGGCCTGGCCAAGGAAAACCCGGCGCTCGACTTCTCGATCCCGAAGGAAGGCGCGGTGCTGTGGTCGCAGTCGCTTGCCATGTTCAAGGATTCCAAGAACAAGGACATGGCGCTGAAGTTCATCCCGTACATCATGAGCCCGGAAGGCCAGGCGCGCCTTGCCACCTCCGCCTGCTACTGGGGCATGCCTTCCAACAAGAAGGCGACACTGACCGATGAGCAGAAAAAGATCCTGCGCTTCGACGAGCAGCCTGAGTTCCTTGCCCGAGCCCAGCCTTATCCGGCGCCGAATGCCGATCTCGACAAGAAGATGCAGGACATGTGGACCGAAATGCTGCAGGCGCAGTAA
- a CDS encoding ABC transporter permease, translating into MSVAGTNGRALPWALVTPALAWTLLFFVLPFIAMGLSSLTAHEGGAFTLTNYSQFFTDPSYWRAMVNSLEVTAVVTAISILLAYPFAWILAEQVPERWQRLALMLAVLPFWTSYVVRSYSWLLVLAQNGVINRALAGLGLVAEPLQLANTRFATVTGFVHFFVMLLTLTIFANLKQLSPSYRKAAADLGAGPVRIFLHVVLPLTLPGIMVGAFLTFVLCIGDYITPQILGGNNELVMPQLVMMQIGRRGDFPLASALSIILMAVVTVAYLACARWLKIERT; encoded by the coding sequence ATGAGCGTTGCTGGAACCAATGGACGTGCCCTACCCTGGGCGCTGGTCACGCCGGCGCTGGCATGGACGCTGCTGTTCTTCGTGCTGCCCTTCATCGCCATGGGGCTTTCCAGCCTGACGGCGCATGAAGGCGGCGCATTCACCCTCACCAACTACAGCCAGTTCTTCACCGACCCATCCTACTGGCGGGCGATGGTGAACTCGCTCGAGGTGACAGCGGTCGTCACGGCGATCTCGATCCTGCTCGCCTATCCCTTCGCCTGGATCCTGGCGGAACAAGTGCCGGAGCGCTGGCAGCGGCTGGCGCTGATGCTGGCCGTGCTGCCGTTCTGGACGTCTTACGTGGTTCGCTCCTATTCCTGGCTGCTGGTGCTGGCGCAAAACGGTGTGATCAACCGCGCGCTGGCTGGCCTCGGGCTGGTTGCCGAGCCGCTGCAGCTCGCCAACACGCGCTTCGCCACGGTCACCGGCTTCGTTCATTTCTTCGTCATGCTGCTGACGCTCACCATCTTCGCCAACCTCAAGCAGCTCAGCCCGAGTTACCGCAAGGCCGCAGCCGATCTCGGTGCCGGGCCGGTGCGCATCTTCCTGCATGTGGTGCTGCCGCTCACCTTGCCGGGCATCATGGTAGGCGCCTTCCTCACTTTCGTGCTCTGCATCGGCGATTACATCACCCCCCAGATACTCGGCGGCAACAATGAGCTGGTCATGCCGCAGCTGGTCATGATGCAGATCGGCCGGCGCGGCGATTTCCCACTCGCCTCGGCGCTGTCGATCATCCTGATGGCGGTCGTCACGGTCGCCTATCTCGCCTGCGCCCGCTGGCTGAAGATCGAGCGGACCTGA
- a CDS encoding ABC transporter permease — MRAAVRIAAGAYAIAVYGFIFLPVVVLVLFSLQSTSFPIPPFTGPSLRWYQAVLSDARLTSALVNSLLVAVLFSLASASLGFLSAWGFARFALPGSALLRGLITLPLTVSYLIIGMGLLVLFNWAGVPKSLLAAGIGHVVINLPLCFAIIYSQMGDHQINIERAARDLGAAEWKVLLLITVPVMAPAIFAGFFLSMTFSWDEFVISFLLTRFETTLPVEIWNLLRSGLNPKTNAVGSLVFAVSIVLVVLFELTLLRRKPA, encoded by the coding sequence ATGCGCGCAGCCGTCCGCATAGCCGCCGGGGCGTACGCAATCGCCGTCTACGGCTTCATCTTCCTGCCCGTGGTCGTGCTGGTGCTGTTTTCGCTGCAATCGACCTCATTCCCGATACCACCCTTCACCGGCCCGTCGTTGCGCTGGTATCAGGCGGTTCTGAGCGACGCACGGCTGACCTCGGCGCTGGTCAATTCGCTGCTGGTGGCGGTGTTGTTCTCGCTTGCTTCGGCCTCGCTCGGCTTCCTATCCGCCTGGGGTTTCGCGCGATTCGCGCTGCCCGGCTCGGCCCTGCTGCGCGGCCTGATCACGCTGCCGCTCACCGTCAGCTATCTGATCATCGGCATGGGGCTTCTGGTTCTGTTCAACTGGGCCGGCGTGCCGAAATCGCTGCTCGCCGCCGGAATCGGCCATGTCGTGATCAACCTGCCGCTTTGCTTTGCCATCATCTACAGCCAGATGGGCGACCACCAGATCAACATCGAGCGCGCCGCGCGCGACCTCGGCGCGGCCGAATGGAAGGTGCTGCTCCTGATCACCGTGCCGGTGATGGCGCCGGCGATCTTTGCCGGCTTCTTCCTGTCGATGACGTTCTCGTGGGACGAGTTCGTCATCTCCTTCCTGCTCACCCGCTTCGAGACGACCCTGCCGGTCGAAATCTGGAACCTCTTGCGCTCCGGTCTCAACCCCAAGACCAACGCCGTCGGCTCGCTGGTCTTTGCCGTATCGATCGTCCTCGTCGTGTTGTTCGAATTGACCCTTCTGCGGAGAAAGCCGGCATGA